One Elaeis guineensis isolate ETL-2024a chromosome 10, EG11, whole genome shotgun sequence genomic window carries:
- the LOC105052639 gene encoding homeobox-leucine zipper protein ROC2 has protein sequence MPAGIMIPARNVPSMIGRNTGAGYGSSSALSLGQPNILEGQQLPLQHQHQLVEIPQATTAESEMMRAREEDFESKSGSENIEGASGDDQDANQRPRKKRYHRHTQHQIQEMEAFFKECPHPDDKQRKELSRELGLEPLQIKFWFQNKRTQMKTQHERQENAHLRAENEKLRTENLRYKEALSNASCPNCGGPAALGEMSFDEHHLRIENARLREEIDRISGIAAKYVGKPVVSYPLLSPPIASRSPLDLGVTGGFGVQPGIGSETFGAGELLRSVSCQPEFEKPMVIELAVAAMEELIRMAQLGEPLWTPGLDNSTETLNEEEYVRTFPRGIGPKPFGFKSEASRETAVVIMNHINLVEILMDVNQWSTVFSSIVSRAMTFEVLSTGVAGNYNGALQVMSAEFQVPSPLVPTRESLFVRYCKQHADGTWAVVDVSLDSLRPSPLLRCRRRPSGCLIQEMPNGYSKVIWVEHVEVDDRSVHNIYKPLVNSGLAFGAKRWVSTLDRQCERLASVMASSIPSGDIGVITTPDGRKSMLKLAERMVMSFCGGVTASTTHQWTTLSGSGAEDVRVMTRKSVDDPGRPPGIVLNAATSFWLPVPPKRVFDFLRDESSRSEWDILSNGGVVQEMAHIANGRDHGNCVSLLRVNSANSNQSNMLILQESCTDPTGSYVIYAPVDFVAMNVVLNGGDPNYVALLPSGFAILPDGPTGSIGEVGSGGSLLTVAFQILVDSVPTAKLSLGSVATVNSLIACTVERIKAAVSGENAQQA, from the exons ATGCCTGCAGGTATCATGATTCCGGCAAGAAACGTGCCGTCGATGATCGGAAGGAATACCGGTGCTGGCTATGGGTCCTCATCAGCACTGTCCCTTGGCCAG CCAAACATTTTGGAGGGGCAGCAACTGCCACTCCAACACCAGCATCAGCTTGTGGAGATCCCGCAGGCAACCACGGCGGAGAGCGAGATGATGAGGGCTCGGGAGGAGGACTTCGAGAGCAAGTCGGGAAGTGAGAATATAGAGGGGGCATCCGGTGATGACCAGGATGCCAACCAGCGGCCGCGAAAGAAGCGTTACCATCGCCATACCCAACATCAGATCCAAGAGATGGAAGC TTTCTTCAAGGAATGCCCCCACCCTGATGACAAGCAGCGAAAGGAGCTGAGCCGTGAGCTTGGATTAGAGCCCCTCCAAATCAAGTTCTGGTTCCAAAACAAGCGCACCCAAATGAAG ACTCAACATGAGCGACAGGAGAACGCTCATCTAAGGGCCGAGAATGAGAAGCTCCGGACTGAGAACTTGAGGTACAAGGAAGCCCTCAGCAATGCCTCATGCCCCAACTGTGGTGGCCCCGCTGCTCTTGGAGAGATGTCCTTCGACGAACACCATCTGAGAATCGAGAATGCTCGGTTAAGGGAGGAG ATCGATCGCATATCTGGAATCGCTGCAAAGTACGTCGGGAAGCCAGTGGTCTCATACCCGCTACTCTCTCCTCCAATAGCTTCACGCTCGCCGCTGGATCTTGGGGTGACCGGGGGCTTTGGAGTCCAACCAGGCATTGGAAGTGAAACATTTGGTGCTGGGGAGCTACTTAGGAGTGTTTCATGCCAGCCTGAGTTCGAGAAGCCAATGGTTATAGAGCTCGCGGTGGCTGCaatggaggagctcattcgaATGGCACAGCTTGGTGAGCCACTTTGGACCCCGGGCCTCGATAACTCTACTGAGACCCTAAATGAAGAGGAATATGTTAGGACGTTTCCGAGAGGGATTGGTCCGAAACCATTTGGGTTCAAGTCAGAGGCCTCTCGGGAGACTGCGGTGGTCATTATGAATCACATCAATCTTGTTGAGATACTTATGGATGTG AATCAATGGTCCACGGTGTTTTCTAGCATTGTGTCGAGAGCTATGACTTTTGAAGTGCTGTCAACTGGAGTTGCAGGAAACTATAATGGAGCACTGCAagtg ATGTCAGCGGAATTCCAAGTACCGTCTCCACTGGTTCCAACTCGTGAGAGTTTATTTGTGAGGTATTGCAAGCAACATGCTGATGGAACCTGGGCAGTAGTTGATGTTTCCTTGGACAGCTTGCGCCCCAGCCCTCTATTGAGATGTCGAAGAAGGCCATCAGGCTGCTTGATTCAAGAAATGCCAAATGGTTACTCAAAG gTGATTTGGGTTGAACATGTTGAAGTAGATGATAGGTCTGTTCACAATATATACAAGCCTTTGGTTAACTCAGGCCTAGCATTTGGTGCGAAACGGTGGGTCAGTACTCTGGATCGACAATGTGAGCGCCTAGCAAGTGTAATGGCTAGTAGCATCCCCTCTGGGGACATTGGTG TAATAACTACTCCAGACGGGAGGAAGAGCATGCTGAAGCTAGCTGAGAGGATGGTTATGAGCTTTTGTGGTGGTGTGACTGCCTCAACTACACATCAGTGGACTACTTTATCTGGTAGTGGGGCAGAGGATGTAAGGGTTATGACCAGAAAGAGCGTTGATGATCCTGGCAGGCCACCTGGTATCGTCCTCAATGCCGCCACTTCCTTCTGGCTTCCTGTTCCACCGAAGAGGGTCTTCGATTTCCTCCGCGATGAGAGCTCTCGTAGTGAG TGGGATATCCTCTCTAATGGTGGTGTAGTTCAGGAAATGGCTCACATCGCCAATGGCCGAGATCATGGCAACTGCGTCTCCCTCCTCCGTGTCAAT AGCGCAAACTCAAACCAGAGTAACATGCTGATACTACAAGAGAGCTGCACCGACCCGACGGGCTCCTATGTGATCTATGCACCAGTAGATTTTGTTGCAATGAATGTGGTTCTAAATGGTGGTGACCCCAACTATGTTGCACTTCTGCCATCAGGCTTTGCCATCCTCCCTGATGGTCCTACTGGGAGTATAGGAGAGGTCGGTTCTGGTGGATCTCTCCTGACCGTTGCGTTCCAAATCCTGGTTGACTCAGTCCCAACTGCCAAACTCTCGCTTGGTTCAGTAGCAACCGTCAACAGCCTCATTGCATGTACTGTTGAAAGAATCAAGGCTGCAGTCTCGGGTGAAAATGCCCAGCAAGCCTAA